The SAR202 cluster bacterium genome has a window encoding:
- a CDS encoding YtxH domain-containing protein, with translation MLMAPKSGKDTRQELMDRGDKLRHQAEEMAASLKEKVGPKVENVREQVNERVAPLAGRISNRGKSADGANGEQS, from the coding sequence ATGCTGATGGCGCCGAAGTCCGGCAAGGACACGCGGCAAGAGCTGATGGACCGCGGCGATAAGCTCCGCCATCAGGCCGAGGAAATGGCGGCCAGCCTGAAGGAAAAGGTCGGCCCCAAGGTTGAAAACGTGCGAGAGCAGGTCAACGAGCGCGTGGCGCCGCTGGCCGGCCGGATCTCCAATCGCGGCAAGTCCGCCGATGGCGCTAACGGCGAGCAGTCCTAG